The following proteins come from a genomic window of Ovis canadensis isolate MfBH-ARS-UI-01 breed Bighorn chromosome 22, ARS-UI_OviCan_v2, whole genome shotgun sequence:
- the VAX1 gene encoding ventral anterior homeobox 1 gives MFGKPDKMDVRCHSDTEAARVSKNAHKESRESKGAEGNLPAAFLKEPQGAFAASGAPEDCNKSKANSAADPDYCRRILVRDAKGSIREIILPKGLDLDRPKRTRTSFTAEQLYRLEMEFQRCQYVVGRERTELARQLNLSETQVKVWFQNRRTKQKKDQGKDSELRSVVSETAATCSVLRLLEQGRLLSPPGLPALLPPCATGALGSALRGPSLPALGAGAAAGSAAAAAAAAPGPAGAASPHPPAVGGAPGPGPTGPGGLHAGAPAAGHGLFSLPVPSLLGSVASRLSSAPLTMAGSLAGNLQELSARYLSSSAFEPYSRTNNKEGAEKKALD, from the exons ATGTTCGGGAAACCAGACAAAATGGACGTTCGGTGCCACTCGGACACAGAGGCCGCCCGGGTCTCCAAGAACGCGCACAAGGAGAGCCGGGAGAGCAAGGGCGCGGAGGGGAACCTCCCCGCCGCCTTCCTCAAGGAGCCGCAGGGCGCCTTCGCTGCGTCGGGCGCCCCGGAAGACTGTAACAAAAGTAAAGCCAATTCAGCAGCTGACCCGGATTACTGTCGCCGGATCCTGGTCCGAG ATGCCAAGGGGTCCATCCGAGAGATCATCCTCCCCAAAGGCCTGGACCTGGATAGGCCCAAGAGGACACGCACGTCCTTCACCGCCGAGCAGCTCTACCGCCTGGAGATGGAGTTCCAGCGCTGCCAGTACGTGGTGGGCCGAGAGAGAACGGAGCTCGCCCGGCAGCTCAACCTCTCGGAGACGCAG GTGAAGGTCTGGTTCCAGAACCGGCGCACGAAGCAGAAGAAGGACCAGGGCAAGGACTCGGAGCTGCGTTCGGTGGTGTCGGAGACCGCGGCCACGTGCAGCGTGCTGCGGCTCCTGGAGCAGGGCCGCCTGCTGTCGCCGCCAGGCCTGCCAGCGCTGCTGCCGCCCTGCGCCACGGGCGCGCTCGGCTCCGCGCTCCGCGGGCCCAGTCTACCGGCCCTGGGCGCGGGCGCCGCCGCGGGCTCggccgccgccgcagccgccgccgccccggGTCCTGCCGGCGCCGCATCCCCGCACCCGCCAGCCGTGGGCGGCGCTCCGGGCCCGGGGCCCACTGGGCCCGGGGGACTGCACGCGGGCGCACCGGCCGCCGGCCACGGCCTCTTCAGCCTGCCCGTGCCCTCGCTGCTCGGCTCCGTCGCCAGCCGTCTTTCCTCCGCCCCGTTGACAATGGCCGGTTCGCTGGCCGGGAATTTACAAGAACTCTCCGCCCGATACCTGAGTTCCTCGGCCTTCGAACCTTATTCCCGGACCAACAATAAAGAAGGGGCCGAGAAAAAAGCGCTGGACTGA